From the Ilumatobacteraceae bacterium genome, the window CGCTGACGGCGCGGCCGACCCTGGTGGCGAACCCACCAGGGTGCCCACGGCTTTCGGTCGATACGATGTCACCCATGTCCGAACAGGTGTCCATCACTGGGTCGTTCCCCGTCAAGCGGGGACTCGCGGAGATGCTGAAGGGTGGCGTCATCATGGACGTCGTGACCCCCGGCCAGGCCAAGGTGGCCGAAGACGCAGGGGCGACCGCCGTCATGGCGCTCGAGCGCGTGCCGGCCGACATCCGTCGCGACGGCGGCGTGTCGCGGATGAGCGACCCCGACATGATCCAGGGCATCCAGGAGGCCGTGTCGATCCCGGTCATGGCCAAGGCCCGCATCGGCCACTTCGTCGAGGCACAGATCCTCGAGGCGCTCGGCGTCGACTTCGTCGACGAGTCCGAGGTGCTGTCGCCGGCCGACGAGGCCCACCACATCGACAAGTTCGCGTTCACCGTGCCGTTCGTGTGCGGCGCGACCAACCTGGGCGAGGCGCTCCGCCGTATCTCCGAGGGCGCCTGCATGATCCGCTCCAAGGGTGAGGCCGGCACCGGCAACGTGATCGAGGCCGTCCGCCACCTGCGCAGCATCATCGGCGACATCAAGAAGGTCGGCCAGGCCGACTCGGCCGAGCTGTTCGAATGGGCCAAGCAGCTCCAGGCGCCGCTCTCGCTGGTGCAGGAGATCGCCGAGACCGGCAAGCTCCCCGTTCCGCTGTTCTGCGCCGGTGGGCTCGCCACCCCGGCCGATGCCGCGCTCGCCATGCAGCTCGGTGCCGAGGCCGTGTTCGTCGGCTCCGGCATCTTCAAGAGCGACGAGCCGGAGCGCCGCGCCGCTGCCATCGTCGAGGCCACGACCCACTTCAACGATGCGTCGATCCTCGCGAAGGTCAGCCGGGGCCTCGGCGCCCCGATGACCGGCATCGGGATGGACGAGATCAACCAGCGGTACGCCGACCGCGGTTGGTGAGCCCCGGCGTCCACATGATCGGCGTGCTGGCGTTGCAGGGCGCCTTCCACTCCCATCAGGCGCTGCTCGACGGCCTCGGCCACCGCACGCTCCAGGTGCGCACGCCGGCGGATCTCGCTCGCGTCGACGCGCTGGTGATGCCCGGCGGTGAGTCGACCACGATGTCGAAGCTGCTCGTCACCAGCGAGCTGTTCGACCCGCTGGCCGCCCGCCTCGCCGACGGCATGCCGGCGTTCGGCACCTGCGCCGGCATGATCCTGCTGGCCGCAGAAGTCCTCGACGGCCGCCCCGATCAACGATCGTTCGGCGTGATCGACATCTCGGTGCAGCGCAACGGTTACGGCCGTCAACTCGACAGCTTCGAGACCGACCTGCACGTACCCGGACTCGGCATCGACGCCGATCGATTCCACGGTGTGTTCATTCGTGCGCCGAAGGTCACTCGTGTCGGTGTCGACGTCGAGATCTTGGCCGAGCACGCCGGTGTCCCTGTACTGCTGCGCCACGGACCGATTACCGTGGCATCGTTCCACCCGGAGCTGGCGAACGACGCGAGGTTGCACGCCCAGTTCCTCTCGAGCTTCCTCACTACATCGCAGACGGAGATCTGACATGTCGGGCCATTCCAAATGGGCAACCATCAAGCACAAGAAGGGCGCCGCCGACGCCAAGCGCGGCAAGCTGTTCGCCAAGTTGGCGCGCCAGATCGAGGTCGCGGCGCGCGCCGGTGGAGGCGACGCCGACATGAACCCGACGCTGCGCACCGCGGTGCAGAAGGCCAAGGCGGCCTCGATGACCAACGACGCCATCGATCGTGCGATCAAACGCGCCACCGGCGAAGGTGACGGTGGCACCTACGAGGACATCATGTACGAGGGGTACGCGCCAGGAGGAGTGGCGCTGCTGATCGACGTCTTGACCGACAACCGCAACCGCACCAGCGCCGACATCCGCAACATCCTGTCGAAGCTCGGCGGCTCGATGGCCGAGCCGGGCGCGGTCGGATGGCAGTTCGCCCGCCGTGGCGTCGTGCTCATCGAGGGAGCGGTCGACGAGGACGAGTTGATGATGGCAGCGCTCGAGGCCGGTGCCGACGACGTCTCGGGCTCTGGCGAGGCGTGGACGGTGACGTGCAACCCGAGCGACACGTTCGAGGTCAAAGAGGCGCTCGAGGGAGCCGGTTACACGGTGATCTCCGCGGACATGCCGATGGTGAGCGACAACCTGGTGCCCGTCGACTCGGTCGAGGATGCCAAGAAGCTGCTCCGGATCCTCGACGCGATCGAGGACAACGACGACGTGCAGGACGTGTACTCCAACTTCGACATCAGCGACGACGTCATGGAAGCGGCGTCGGCGTGAGTGTCGGGATCGGCGACCGCGCCCCGGAGTTCACGTTGCCGGGTCCCGGAGGTCGGACGGTCTCACTGTCCGACTACGCGGGCAAGCCGGTCGTGCTGATCTTCTATCCGGGCGACGATTCGCCGGTCTGCACCAAGCAGCTCAACGCGTACAACGACGGTCTCGACCAGTTCGAGGCGCTCGACGCGCAGATCCTCGGCGTCTCGGCACAGGACGTGGAGAGCAAGGACGCATTCGTGGCGAAGTACGGCTACGAGTTCCCGTTGCTGGCCGACACCGACAAGGAGGTCGCGGCCGCGTACGGCACGCTCGGCCCGATCGGGTTCCCCCGACGCAGCACCTTCATCATCGACGGCGACGGCGTGATCCGCTACGCCCATCGGGCGATCGCAGGCCTGACGTACCGGCCGGTGAGCGAGCTCATTCAAGAACTCGACAAGCTTCGCTGAAACGGCGGACTTGACGTTTACTTTGCACAAATCGGGGCATAGCTTCGTGGTCGCTCGGGATGTGCCGAGTTCCGCTCAAATATGTCAGGAAAGTGCAAAGTCGTGTTCGCCTCCCAAGTCTCCCCCCAGAACGTCGAAGCGCCGGGTGTCACCCGTGACGCCGGCCTGTCGTTGATCGAGCTGCTCTGCGTCATCGTGGTGCTCGGCGTGCTCGCCACCATCGTCGTGTTCTCCGTCGGCGGCACGACCGACCGGGCGGCAGAGGCCGCCCGCGGTGCCGATGAGACCACCCTCGTGACCGCGCTCGAGGCGTACCACGTGCAGCACGGGTACTACCCCTCCGAAGAGGTGCTGGTCGGTACCGGCCTGCTGCGTGCCCCGTCCGCTCTGTGGGACGTCGTCGTGGCCGACGACGCCGACGACTTCACGCTCGTGCCGGTGGACTCCACCGTGCCGACGACGGTCGCCGCCGCGCCGACGAACCTCCCGACCACGGCCGCGCCGACGACCACGGCCGCGCCGACGACCACGGCCGCGCCGACGACCACGGCCGCGCCGACGACCACGGCCGCGCCGACGACCACGGCTGCTCCGACGACCACGGCCGCTCCGACGACCACCGTCACGCCGACGACCACCGTCACGCCGACCACCGTGCCGGCACCGAGCGCGGTGACCTGCTCGTTCGTCGTGTACGACGCCTGGGGCAGCGGCGGCAATGCAGCGCTCTCCATCCGCAACGGCGGCGACGCCAAGATCACCACCTGGACGGTCCGTATCGCCCACGGAGGGCGCACGATCAACCTGTGGGGAGCATCGGATGCGGGTGTCGACGGCACATACTTCACGGCGAGCGATGCCGGTTGGAACGCGGTCGTCGCTCCGGGCCAGACCGCCCAGCCGACGGGCGGGTCGGTGTCGGGAGCCGGACTGACGAAAGGTCAGGAACTCGGTTGCACCGTCGTGCCGACGCAGGTCGACACCGGCAAGGTGACGTGTTCGTTCACGGTCACCGGCACGCCCTGGCCGACCGGCGCGAACGCCACCCTCACGATCGCCAACGATTCGTCGGCCAGGATCACCAACTGGACCGTCGCGATCGCGACCTCGGCGAAGCGGGCGATCAGCGTGCGCAACGCCTCGACCACCGTCGACGCCACGTCGGTGACGGCATCGAGCCTGTCGTGGAACGGCGTCGTCGAAGCCGGCACGTCCGCCACGCCGGCCAGCGGTTCGATCTCCGGTCCGGGGATCATGGCCGGCGAGTCGATCGACTGCGTCGTCGTCAGCGTCGGCTGAACCGGCCGCGTCCGCGACGAGCGGCGTGTGACCGGCCACACTGGTCGGATGGTCATCGACATCATCGACCACCCCGATCCGGAGCGTGCGGCCGAACCGGCCGCCACCGTGGTCCTCCTGCGTGACGGGCCGGCCGAGGAACTCGAGGTCCTGATGATCCATCGGGGCATCGACACGGCGTTCGGTGGCTTGTGGGCGTTCCCGGGCGGGGTGATCGAGGCGCACGACGTGCCGGCCGACACCGCCCCCGACCCGCTTCCGGCCGCTCGGCAGGCGGCGGTGCGTGAAGCGCACGAGGAGCTCGGGTTGGTCGTCGATCCCTCGTCGCTCGTCTACTGGAGTCACTGGCTGCCGCCGGACGATACGCGCCGTCGATTCTCGACCTGGTTCTTCGTGGCCCCGGCCGACGCGTCGCATGGTGACGAGCACATCACGGTCGAGGAGGGCGAGGTGCTCGACCACCGATGGATCGCCCCCGCCAACGCGCTCCGGATGCAGGCGAGCGGCGACGCGTTGGTCGCACCACCGACGTTCGTGACACTCGAACAGCTCGTCCGGTACGGCGACGTGGTCTCGGTGCTCGCCGCCGTCGAGCCGGCCCACTTCGCCACCGAGATCGTCGTCGCCCCCGACGGGGCCCGGATCTGCCTGTGGGAGGGCGATGCCGGATATGGCATCGGCGACCCGATGGTGCAGGGGCCACGTCGCCGACTCGTGATGGACGAGGACGCCGGGTGGCGCTACCTCGTCCACGGCTGACAGGCTGCGCAGATGTCGGTGCTGTCGATCGGATCGTACGTGTCCGTCGGGTCGATCGACTCGGCGGCTGCCGTGGGGTCGATCATGTCGGTGGGGTCGGCAGGTTCCATCGCGTCGGTGGCGTCCGCAGGTTCCCTGCTCTCGATCGGGTCGGCAGGATCGGTCCTGTCGCTGGGGTCGGCGGGCTCGCTGCTCTCGATCGGCTCGGCCGGCTCGATCCTGAGCTATCGCAGCAGCGAAGCCATCCTGCACTGGAACGGGCGCCGGATGAACGCATCGCAGATGCTTCGCCACATCGCCGCCATCGCGGCGGTGGGGATGTTCGCCGCCTCGGTCGGGGCTACAGGCGTCGGACGGCTCAAGCGACGCTGAGCGTCGGCCGGCGGCAAGCGCGGACGACGAGCTGACAGGTGTGGTGCTGCGTCACATCAGGAGCGGGACGACCACGGCATATGCAGCGACGAGGATGATTCCCTCCCGGCGGCTGACGACGTAGCTGCTGCGCATCGCGAGCGCGGCGAGACACGCGACAGCGATCGATGCGATCACCGCGACCGCCGTGAGCGATTGGTTGTCGATCCGCGGACCACCGATCAGCCCGACGACGCCTCCGGCGACCAGGGCGTTGAACAGGTTCGAGCCGAGGAGATTGCCGACGATCAGGTCGGTCTCCGAACGGCGCGCCGACTGGACGACCGTCACGAGCTCCGGCAGCGATGTGCCGACTGCGACGAGCGTTGCGCCGACGAAGCCACCCGACAGTCCGGCACGGTCGGCCAGGTCGATCGCTCCCCAGAGCAGCAGCTGGGCGGCCCCGAGCGTCCCTGCGAGCCCGATCACGAGCCGACCGGTCTCGCGGGCCAGGCGGTGTTCCGTCGTGTCCGAGAACTCGATCACGTCCGTTCCCAGCGGGTCGTCAGTGCTGGTCCGGATGACCACCACGAGTACTGCCACCATCGCCGCCAGCAGCCCGACGCCTGCGATCCGTCCGATGCCGCCACCCTGCACGGCGAGACCGAACCCGACGGTCGCCGCCACGACCAGCATCGCCTCGCGTCGGACCGTTCTGGAATCGACGGCGAGGGGCACGAGGAGTGCGCCGACACCGAGCAGGAGTGACAGGTTGGCGATGTTCGAGCCGACGATGTTGCCGATCGCCACTTCGGGTTCGTCGCCCACCACGGCGAGAACGGAGACGAGGAGTTCGGGAGCGCTCGTTCCGAATCCGACGACGACGATGCCGACGACGAGGGCCGGTACCTGCTTGATCAGGGCGACACGTGCCGCCCCGATCACGAACTGATCGGCAGCGACGGCGAGAACACCTGCCCCGATGAACAGGGCAGCTAGAGCGGTGAACACGATGAACCTTTCGACTCCGGACGATTCCGGTGGCGGGAATCTATCGACCGATCGCCCGGCTGCGTGTGCCGTCGGGCGTTCGGCGACCCGGTCGGTCACCGCCGGGGAGCGGAGCGGTCAGTCGTCCGACGTGAGCTGGGCGACGACGTCGCCGACCGGCACGTCGGACCGTTCGCCGGAGCGACGGTCCTTGACTTCGACGAGGCCGTCGGTGATTCCGCGGCCGACGACGACGATCGTGGGGACGCCGATCAGCTCGGCGTCCTTGAACCGCACGCCGGGCGAGACCCCTTCACGGTCGTCGAACAGCACCCGGAGGCCGGCGGCTTCCATCGCCGTGGCGAGCTCTTCGGCGGCGGGCCGTTGCGGGCCGCCCTCCTTGCCGGCGATCACGAGATGGACGTCGGCGGGGGAGACCTCGCGCGGCCAGATCAGGCCGATGTCGTCGTGGTTGGCCTCGGCCAGCGCGGCGACCGCGCGTGACACACCGATCCCGTACGAACCCATGGTGGGCGTGACCCGCTTGCCGGCTTCGTCCTGCACCTGCAGGCCGAGCGCCTCTGAGTACTTGCGACCGAGCTGGAAGATGTGGCCCATCTCGATGCCGCGAGCGATCTCGACGTCGCCGCCACAGTTGGGGCAGACATCGCCTGCCTGCACCTCGGCCGCCTCGATGACGCCGTCCGCGGTGAAGTCGCGTCCATACGTCAGGTCGATCACGTGTTTGCCGGGCTCGTTGGCGCCGGTCACCCAACGGGTGCCGTCGACGATTCGAGGGTCGACGAGGAGCCGAATGCCCGACGCGCTGTCGCTACCGAGAGCTCCCGGGCCGATGTAGCCCTTGACCAGGGCGGCGTTCTTGGCGAAGTCGGCTTCGTCGAACGCTTCGATCTCGGCCGGCTCGACCTGGGCGCCGAGACGCTTGAGGTCGACCTCGCGGTCGCCGGGGACGCCGATCGCCACCGGTTCGGTGGTGCCGTCGGGGTGGCGGAGTTTCACGATGACGTTCTTCATCGTGTCGGCGGCGGTCCACGCACCTTCTGGCCGCGCGAACTCCGCGTGTGCGTTGAGGTGGTCGACGAGCGTCTGGATGGTCGGGGTGTTCGGGGTGTCGACGACCGTGGCCGGGCGGGCGTCGTCGAACGGCACGGTGTCGGGCACGGGCACCCGGACGGCTTCGACGTTGGCGGCGTAGTCGCAGGCGGTGCATCGCACGTACGAGTCTTCGCCGACCTCGGCCGGAGCGAGGAACTCTTCGGACGCCGAGCCACCCATCGCCCCTGACATCGCGGAAACGATCACGATCGGCAGCCCGAGTCGCTCGAAGGTCTTGATGTAGGCGTCGCGGTGGGCCTGGTACGAGTTCGTGAACGACTCGTCGTCGATGTCGAAGCTGTACGAGTCTTTCATCACGAACTCGCGGCCGCGCAGCAGGCCGGCGCGGGGCCGGGCCTCGTCGCGGTACTTGGTCTGGATCTGGTAGATCGACAGCGGCAGGTCCTTGTACGACGCGATCAGATCCTTCACGACGAGCGTGAACATCTCTTCGTGCGTCGGGGCGAGCAGGAAGTCGTTGCCGTGGCGGTCTTGGAGGCGGAACAGGTTGTCGCCGTAGTCCTCGTACCGGTTGGTGGCCTCGTACGGTTCCTTGGGGAGCAGCGCGGGGAAGTGGACCTCCTGGAACCCGGCCGCGTCCATCTCTTCACGGACGATGCGCTCGACGTTGCGGAACACGATCCAGCCGAGCGGCAACCACGTGAACCCGCCGGGTGCTGCCCGACGGATGTAGCCCGCACGAACGAGGAGCCGGTGCGATGGCACCTCGGCGTCGGAGGGATCGTCACGCAGCGTCTTGAGGAACAGTTTCGACATCCGGAGCACGCAGCGACGATACCCGTCATCACCCCGGCGCAGGGTGGGCGTTCGGCGAGGATCGATTGATTCGTCGGCGGCGCGCATCACGCAGCGGTTCTTCGCGTGTGTGCTCGGGCCCGGGTGTGTTCGGCGAGGTCGGGTCGGGTTCGGCCGAACACCGTGCCATCGGGTTGGTGGATGATCAGCGTTCGGTCGGGTTCGAGCACGAGCGACCACCCCACCTCGTGCACCACGTGGTGGTGCCGGGAACAGATGGGGATCAGGTTGAGCAGATCGGTCGGGCCGCCGTGCTCCCATGGCGTGATGTGGTGGATCTCGCAGCGGTCGAACACGACGTCGCAGCCGTGGAAGGCGCAGGTCCGGTACATCGCCCTCAGGGCCCGGCGCTGCTTGCGATTGGCGAAGCGAACCGTGTCGCCGGCGTCGAGCGCGTTGCCGTCGGTGTCGACGATGAT encodes:
- the pdxS gene encoding pyridoxal 5'-phosphate synthase lyase subunit PdxS produces the protein MSEQVSITGSFPVKRGLAEMLKGGVIMDVVTPGQAKVAEDAGATAVMALERVPADIRRDGGVSRMSDPDMIQGIQEAVSIPVMAKARIGHFVEAQILEALGVDFVDESEVLSPADEAHHIDKFAFTVPFVCGATNLGEALRRISEGACMIRSKGEAGTGNVIEAVRHLRSIIGDIKKVGQADSAELFEWAKQLQAPLSLVQEIAETGKLPVPLFCAGGLATPADAALAMQLGAEAVFVGSGIFKSDEPERRAAAIVEATTHFNDASILAKVSRGLGAPMTGIGMDEINQRYADRGW
- the pdxT gene encoding pyridoxal 5'-phosphate synthase glutaminase subunit PdxT, with product MSPGVHMIGVLALQGAFHSHQALLDGLGHRTLQVRTPADLARVDALVMPGGESTTMSKLLVTSELFDPLAARLADGMPAFGTCAGMILLAAEVLDGRPDQRSFGVIDISVQRNGYGRQLDSFETDLHVPGLGIDADRFHGVFIRAPKVTRVGVDVEILAEHAGVPVLLRHGPITVASFHPELANDARLHAQFLSSFLTTSQTEI
- a CDS encoding YebC/PmpR family DNA-binding transcriptional regulator, with translation MSGHSKWATIKHKKGAADAKRGKLFAKLARQIEVAARAGGGDADMNPTLRTAVQKAKAASMTNDAIDRAIKRATGEGDGGTYEDIMYEGYAPGGVALLIDVLTDNRNRTSADIRNILSKLGGSMAEPGAVGWQFARRGVVLIEGAVDEDELMMAALEAGADDVSGSGEAWTVTCNPSDTFEVKEALEGAGYTVISADMPMVSDNLVPVDSVEDAKKLLRILDAIEDNDDVQDVYSNFDISDDVMEAASA
- a CDS encoding peroxiredoxin, yielding MSVGIGDRAPEFTLPGPGGRTVSLSDYAGKPVVLIFYPGDDSPVCTKQLNAYNDGLDQFEALDAQILGVSAQDVESKDAFVAKYGYEFPLLADTDKEVAAAYGTLGPIGFPRRSTFIIDGDGVIRYAHRAIAGLTYRPVSELIQELDKLR
- a CDS encoding cellulose binding domain-containing protein, which encodes MFASQVSPQNVEAPGVTRDAGLSLIELLCVIVVLGVLATIVVFSVGGTTDRAAEAARGADETTLVTALEAYHVQHGYYPSEEVLVGTGLLRAPSALWDVVVADDADDFTLVPVDSTVPTTVAAAPTNLPTTAAPTTTAAPTTTAAPTTTAAPTTTAAPTTTAAPTTTAAPTTTVTPTTTVTPTTVPAPSAVTCSFVVYDAWGSGGNAALSIRNGGDAKITTWTVRIAHGGRTINLWGASDAGVDGTYFTASDAGWNAVVAPGQTAQPTGGSVSGAGLTKGQELGCTVVPTQVDTGKVTCSFTVTGTPWPTGANATLTIANDSSARITNWTVAIATSAKRAISVRNASTTVDATSVTASSLSWNGVVEAGTSATPASGSISGPGIMAGESIDCVVVSVG
- a CDS encoding NUDIX hydrolase — protein: MVIDIIDHPDPERAAEPAATVVLLRDGPAEELEVLMIHRGIDTAFGGLWAFPGGVIEAHDVPADTAPDPLPAARQAAVREAHEELGLVVDPSSLVYWSHWLPPDDTRRRFSTWFFVAPADASHGDEHITVEEGEVLDHRWIAPANALRMQASGDALVAPPTFVTLEQLVRYGDVVSVLAAVEPAHFATEIVVAPDGARICLWEGDAGYGIGDPMVQGPRRRLVMDEDAGWRYLVHG
- a CDS encoding sodium:calcium antiporter — encoded protein: MFTALAALFIGAGVLAVAADQFVIGAARVALIKQVPALVVGIVVVGFGTSAPELLVSVLAVVGDEPEVAIGNIVGSNIANLSLLLGVGALLVPLAVDSRTVRREAMLVVAATVGFGLAVQGGGIGRIAGVGLLAAMVAVLVVVIRTSTDDPLGTDVIEFSDTTEHRLARETGRLVIGLAGTLGAAQLLLWGAIDLADRAGLSGGFVGATLVAVGTSLPELVTVVQSARRSETDLIVGNLLGSNLFNALVAGGVVGLIGGPRIDNQSLTAVAVIASIAVACLAALAMRSSYVVSRREGIILVAAYAVVVPLLM
- a CDS encoding proline--tRNA ligase, giving the protein MSKLFLKTLRDDPSDAEVPSHRLLVRAGYIRRAAPGGFTWLPLGWIVFRNVERIVREEMDAAGFQEVHFPALLPKEPYEATNRYEDYGDNLFRLQDRHGNDFLLAPTHEEMFTLVVKDLIASYKDLPLSIYQIQTKYRDEARPRAGLLRGREFVMKDSYSFDIDDESFTNSYQAHRDAYIKTFERLGLPIVIVSAMSGAMGGSASEEFLAPAEVGEDSYVRCTACDYAANVEAVRVPVPDTVPFDDARPATVVDTPNTPTIQTLVDHLNAHAEFARPEGAWTAADTMKNVIVKLRHPDGTTEPVAIGVPGDREVDLKRLGAQVEPAEIEAFDEADFAKNAALVKGYIGPGALGSDSASGIRLLVDPRIVDGTRWVTGANEPGKHVIDLTYGRDFTADGVIEAAEVQAGDVCPNCGGDVEIARGIEMGHIFQLGRKYSEALGLQVQDEAGKRVTPTMGSYGIGVSRAVAALAEANHDDIGLIWPREVSPADVHLVIAGKEGGPQRPAAEELATAMEAAGLRVLFDDREGVSPGVRFKDAELIGVPTIVVVGRGITDGLVEVKDRRSGERSDVPVGDVVAQLTSDD